Proteins from one Mycobacterium adipatum genomic window:
- a CDS encoding DUF6986 family protein — protein sequence MPAVRRVPEDTLTRVDALLDDVDAALAARYPGDGTGSQPVHTVYVSAADASPATVIEWGAQALELLDSHPGVFGGLADETTLAMVRDRLRRAPIDDLRLDFEDGYGRRADAVEDDDAIRAGDTLRALGLGTSGIRIKGLTAADRRRSVRTLELVLDGGVPPGFVFTVPKLRAAEQVTATVWLCEALEQAHGLPAGTCRFELQIESPQAVIGSDGAATVARAIALAGGRCSGLHYGTYDYSAACGIAPQQQALDHPVADHAKAVMQTAAAQTGVWIADGSTQVFPVGSGDQVEAAIRRHHRLVTRSLERGYYQGWDMHPGHLVTRWLATFTFFRAALVAAAPRLQAYLDRRGGAIVDEPATAEALSTVVLRGLDCGAFDIDDVLALAPSADLDVLRKLKDRNPI from the coding sequence ATGCCCGCCGTGCGCCGAGTCCCCGAGGACACGCTCACCCGCGTCGATGCCCTGCTCGACGATGTGGACGCGGCCCTGGCGGCGCGGTATCCGGGCGACGGGACAGGCAGTCAGCCCGTGCACACCGTCTACGTCAGCGCCGCCGACGCGAGTCCGGCCACCGTCATCGAATGGGGCGCACAAGCGCTCGAGCTGCTCGACAGCCATCCCGGCGTGTTCGGCGGGCTCGCCGACGAGACCACCCTGGCGATGGTCCGCGACCGGCTGCGCCGCGCACCCATCGACGATCTGCGCCTGGACTTCGAGGACGGCTATGGGCGACGCGCCGACGCCGTGGAAGACGATGACGCGATCCGGGCCGGGGACACCCTGCGCGCGCTCGGGTTGGGCACTTCCGGCATCCGGATCAAGGGGCTCACCGCCGCGGACCGTCGCCGCTCGGTGCGCACCCTGGAACTGGTGCTCGACGGCGGCGTCCCACCGGGTTTCGTGTTCACCGTGCCGAAGCTTCGCGCGGCCGAACAGGTTACGGCCACGGTGTGGCTGTGCGAGGCACTGGAGCAGGCGCACGGTCTGCCCGCTGGCACGTGCAGGTTCGAGCTGCAGATCGAGAGCCCGCAGGCGGTGATCGGTTCCGACGGCGCCGCGACGGTGGCGCGCGCCATCGCCCTCGCCGGGGGCCGGTGCAGCGGACTGCATTACGGTACCTACGACTACAGCGCCGCCTGCGGCATCGCGCCCCAGCAGCAGGCGCTGGACCATCCCGTCGCCGACCACGCCAAAGCCGTCATGCAGACCGCCGCCGCGCAGACCGGAGTGTGGATCGCTGACGGGTCCACCCAGGTGTTTCCGGTCGGCTCCGGAGACCAGGTGGAGGCCGCGATCCGCCGCCATCACCGGCTGGTCACCCGGTCGCTGGAACGCGGCTACTACCAGGGCTGGGACATGCACCCGGGCCATCTGGTGACCCGTTGGCTGGCCACCTTCACCTTCTTCCGCGCCGCGCTCGTGGCGGCCGCACCGCGACTGCAGGCCTACCTGGACCGCCGCGGTGGCGCCATCGTCGATGAGCCCGCCACCGCCGAGGCACTGTCCACGGTTGTGCTGCGCGGCCTGGACTGTGGCGCCTTCGACATCGATGACGTCCTGGCACTGGCCCCCTCAGCCGATCTCGACGTACTGCGAAAGCTCAAGGACCGGAATCCGATATGA
- a CDS encoding pyridoxal phosphate-dependent aminotransferase: MTVRRLQPYAVTIFAEMSALAARIGAVNLGQGFPDEDGPAAMLKIAQDAIAEGVNQYPPGLGTSALREAIARQRRRRYGVDYDPDSEILVTVGATEAIAASIIGLVEPGSDVLVIEPFYDSYSPVIAMAGCRRVAVPMVADGRGFAIDIQALRDAVTANTRALVLNSPHNPTGTVASAEELAAIADLAITHDLLVITDEVYENLVYSNPRGLRHLPLAALPGMAERTVTISSAAKMFNVTGWKIGWACGPADLIAGVRAAKQYLTYVGGAPFQPAVAQALDEEDDWSLALRDTFEARRNRLAAALTDIGFVVHDSHGTYFLCADPRPLGYTDSTTFCAELPERAGVAAIPMSAFTSADNGWNHLVRFAFCKRDDTMDEAIRRLGVLKSH; this comes from the coding sequence ATGACGGTGCGCCGACTCCAGCCGTACGCGGTGACGATCTTCGCGGAGATGTCGGCGTTGGCCGCCCGCATCGGGGCGGTCAACCTGGGCCAGGGCTTCCCCGACGAAGACGGGCCCGCGGCGATGCTGAAGATCGCGCAGGACGCCATCGCCGAGGGCGTCAACCAGTACCCACCGGGCCTCGGGACTTCGGCGCTGCGCGAGGCCATTGCCCGTCAACGCCGCCGCCGCTACGGCGTCGACTACGACCCGGACTCGGAGATCCTGGTCACCGTCGGGGCGACCGAGGCCATCGCGGCATCCATCATCGGGCTCGTCGAACCCGGCTCCGACGTGCTGGTGATCGAACCCTTCTACGACTCGTACTCCCCCGTCATCGCGATGGCCGGCTGCCGGCGGGTCGCGGTGCCCATGGTGGCCGACGGCCGCGGGTTCGCCATCGATATCCAGGCATTGCGGGATGCGGTCACGGCGAACACCCGCGCACTCGTCCTCAATTCACCGCACAACCCCACCGGCACGGTCGCCTCGGCCGAGGAACTCGCGGCGATCGCCGACCTGGCGATCACGCACGACCTGCTGGTGATCACCGACGAGGTGTACGAGAACCTGGTCTACTCCAATCCCCGCGGGCTGCGCCACCTGCCGCTGGCAGCGCTGCCCGGCATGGCGGAACGCACCGTCACCATCTCCAGCGCGGCGAAGATGTTCAATGTCACCGGCTGGAAGATCGGCTGGGCATGCGGTCCCGCCGACCTCATCGCCGGCGTCCGGGCGGCCAAGCAGTACCTGACGTACGTGGGTGGCGCCCCGTTCCAGCCCGCGGTGGCTCAGGCCCTCGACGAGGAGGACGACTGGTCGCTGGCGCTGCGCGATACGTTCGAGGCCCGGCGCAATCGGCTGGCCGCGGCCCTCACCGATATCGGTTTCGTCGTCCACGACAGCCACGGCACCTATTTCCTGTGCGCAGACCCACGCCCGCTCGGGTACACCGACTCCACCACATTCTGCGCCGAGCTTCCCGAGCGCGCCGGGGTGGCGGCGATCCCCATGTCGGCCTTCACCAGCGCTGACAACGGTTGGAATCATCTGGTGCGCTTCGCCTTCTGCAAACGCGACGACACGATGGACGAGGCGATCCGCCGCCTCGGGGTGCTCAAGTCGCACTGA
- a CDS encoding MarR family winged helix-turn-helix transcriptional regulator, giving the protein MASTGAPQWLSEDEKQAWTGLISLILLMPGQLEAPLRQVDLTLFEYLTLSHISDAPDRRIRMSELAFLANGSLSRLSNVVKRFEQRGWVIRFPDPDDGRYTLAELTATGYQMVVKAAPIHVRTVRELVIDPLTSTDLAALTRIAAKLRVVPPGLAAQHD; this is encoded by the coding sequence ATGGCGAGCACCGGCGCACCCCAATGGCTGTCCGAGGACGAGAAGCAGGCATGGACGGGTTTGATCTCCCTGATCCTGCTCATGCCCGGCCAACTCGAGGCCCCGCTCCGGCAGGTCGACCTCACCCTCTTCGAGTACCTGACGCTGAGCCACATATCCGACGCACCCGATCGGCGAATCAGGATGAGCGAGTTGGCGTTCCTGGCCAACGGATCCCTGTCGAGGCTGTCCAATGTGGTGAAGCGCTTCGAGCAACGCGGATGGGTGATCCGCTTCCCCGATCCCGACGACGGTCGCTACACGCTGGCCGAACTCACCGCGACGGGATACCAGATGGTGGTGAAAGCGGCCCCGATCCACGTGCGCACGGTGCGCGAACTGGTCATCGACCCACTCACCAGCACCGACCTGGCGGCGCTGACCCGAATCGCCGCGAAGCTACGGGTGGTGCCGCCCGGACTCGCGGCCCAGCACGATTAG
- a CDS encoding Rid family hydrolase, whose translation MHEVKSGPKVQFFATAGYGEMLLAERHYHQAVRIGDRVETSGQGGWDDDLNFPESLRDEIVRAFDNVERTLATVGAAWRDVVHVNTYHVLTVDADFATHNAVVIDQLRTRAPERAPLWTETGVTALGAPEMRFEIRVTAVIEN comes from the coding sequence ATGCATGAAGTAAAAAGTGGACCGAAGGTCCAGTTCTTCGCCACGGCCGGCTACGGGGAGATGTTGCTCGCGGAGCGGCACTACCACCAGGCGGTCCGCATCGGTGACCGCGTCGAGACCTCAGGACAGGGTGGCTGGGATGACGATCTGAACTTCCCGGAGTCGCTGCGGGACGAGATCGTGCGGGCCTTCGACAATGTCGAGCGCACCCTGGCCACGGTCGGTGCGGCCTGGCGTGATGTGGTCCACGTGAACACCTACCACGTGCTGACGGTGGATGCAGATTTCGCCACCCACAACGCGGTCGTGATTGACCAGCTGCGCACGCGGGCCCCCGAACGCGCACCCCTGTGGACCGAGACCGGCGTCACCGCGCTCGGTGCGCCGGAGATGCGTTTCGAGATCCGTGTCACTGCGGTCATCGAGAACTGA
- a CDS encoding zinc-binding dehydrogenase has translation MIPDSVDFETAAALPVAGVTAVQSIRRLGPVLGKRVLITGASGGVGRLAVQLAARAGAHVIAAVGSPERGAGLGALGAAEIVVGLDGVAPVHGVVEHVGGAMLADAYGLLEDGGTVIAVGSASGQPTMIDLEAARMAGKNNRIESFMARWPVGGELQYVLDLTGRGQLDAQVGYRDGWDNLDAAIDALLDRRVAGKAALTVS, from the coding sequence GTGATCCCCGATTCGGTCGACTTCGAAACCGCGGCGGCTCTGCCGGTCGCTGGGGTGACCGCCGTTCAGAGCATCCGCAGGCTGGGTCCTGTGCTCGGCAAGAGAGTGCTGATCACCGGCGCGTCGGGAGGTGTGGGCCGGCTCGCCGTCCAGCTGGCTGCCCGGGCGGGTGCGCACGTGATCGCCGCGGTCGGCAGTCCAGAGCGCGGCGCAGGCCTGGGTGCGCTCGGGGCCGCCGAGATCGTGGTCGGTCTTGACGGGGTCGCCCCGGTACACGGCGTGGTCGAACATGTCGGCGGCGCCATGCTGGCCGATGCGTACGGACTGCTCGAAGACGGCGGCACGGTCATCGCCGTCGGCTCGGCGTCCGGGCAGCCGACGATGATCGACTTGGAGGCGGCGCGAATGGCCGGGAAGAACAACAGGATCGAGTCGTTCATGGCGCGCTGGCCGGTGGGCGGGGAACTGCAATACGTGCTGGACCTGACCGGCCGCGGCCAGCTGGATGCGCAGGTCGGCTACCGCGACGGGTGGGACAACCTCGATGCGGCGATCGACGCACTGCTCGATCGGCGGGTGGCCGGCAAGGCGGCGCTCACGGTCAGCTGA
- a CDS encoding NmrA/HSCARG family protein, whose translation MTGHFAVLGATGAQGGAVVTALLEQGATVRGITRRTDSRAALRLTEAGVEVVAADLSDEASVARAFTGVDGAYALTTPFEDGPEAEVAQGATILAAAQSARVPHLVFSSVADADQHTGIPHFDSKAAVEVALAQSGLSYTIVGPSYFYDNMLGGLDDIRAGVFELPLPADAPLQQLSRRDLGRFVTAVLTDPDPVRGARIDIASDEPTGRQMATALSETLGRTVELVTRDPALIASGDMRAMFTFLAGGGYTVDIGALHAQYPQIGWQSFTDWLQTDLLPALS comes from the coding sequence GTGACTGGACACTTTGCGGTACTGGGTGCCACCGGCGCGCAGGGAGGTGCGGTGGTGACCGCTCTGCTCGAACAGGGCGCGACGGTTCGCGGGATCACCCGTCGCACGGATTCCCGTGCGGCGCTGCGGCTGACCGAGGCCGGGGTGGAGGTGGTGGCCGCCGACCTGTCCGACGAAGCGTCGGTGGCCCGCGCGTTCACCGGGGTGGACGGGGCATATGCGCTCACCACCCCGTTCGAGGACGGGCCCGAGGCCGAAGTCGCGCAGGGCGCGACGATCCTGGCAGCCGCCCAGTCGGCACGCGTGCCCCACCTGGTGTTCTCTTCGGTCGCCGACGCCGACCAACACACCGGCATACCGCATTTCGACAGTAAGGCCGCGGTGGAAGTGGCACTGGCCCAGTCGGGGTTGTCGTACACCATCGTGGGGCCGTCGTATTTCTACGACAACATGCTGGGCGGCCTCGACGACATCCGGGCCGGCGTTTTCGAGCTTCCGCTGCCCGCGGACGCGCCGCTGCAACAGCTGTCCCGGCGCGACTTGGGACGGTTCGTCACCGCCGTGCTGACCGATCCCGATCCGGTCCGCGGCGCACGCATCGATATCGCCTCCGACGAGCCGACCGGCCGGCAGATGGCCACCGCGCTCTCCGAGACACTGGGCAGGACCGTCGAACTGGTGACCCGCGACCCCGCACTCATCGCCTCCGGCGACATGCGGGCGATGTTCACCTTCCTTGCCGGCGGCGGTTACACCGTGGACATCGGTGCGCTGCACGCGCAGTACCCGCAGATCGGTTGGCAGAGTTTCACCGACTGGCTGCAGACGGATCTGCTGCCTGCGCTCAGCTGA
- a CDS encoding RidA family protein — translation MAVGSRQVHIAGQVSWDQDGNLVAPGDLAGQVAQVFRNAHNCLQAAGATLADLVRVTWYLVDWEPAKAEAFLAGLEQAGREFDMSTPRGTVIGVSALWTPELLVEAEFTAVVD, via the coding sequence GTGGCCGTGGGATCCAGGCAGGTCCATATCGCCGGTCAGGTGTCCTGGGACCAGGACGGAAATCTGGTGGCGCCCGGGGATCTCGCCGGCCAGGTCGCCCAGGTTTTCCGTAACGCGCACAACTGTCTGCAGGCGGCCGGCGCCACGCTCGCCGATCTGGTCCGTGTCACCTGGTATCTGGTGGATTGGGAACCGGCGAAGGCGGAAGCGTTCCTGGCCGGCCTTGAGCAGGCGGGTCGTGAGTTCGATATGTCCACGCCTCGGGGCACCGTGATCGGCGTGAGTGCGCTATGGACGCCGGAACTGCTCGTGGAGGCGGAGTTCACTGCCGTGGTCGACTGA
- a CDS encoding TetR/AcrR family transcriptional regulator, with the protein MAPPNRALRADAARNRDLLLIAAEAEFAERGLSASIADIARRAGVAKGTVFRHFASKEDLIAAIVSGHLATLTTVAHRLEDSPDPGAALLEFLTVAADQRQQHDLTFLQSVSDDHPTVAALRDELHTRLGTLVHRARAAGAIRADVTETDVFLMMCAPVHIVENLSTPAPLLWQRYLAIIFDGLRPQGAHPLPQPAPQLP; encoded by the coding sequence GTGGCTCCGCCGAATCGCGCCCTCCGTGCGGACGCAGCGCGCAACCGCGACCTGCTCCTCATCGCCGCGGAGGCCGAATTCGCCGAACGGGGACTGTCCGCCTCCATAGCCGATATCGCGCGCCGCGCGGGTGTCGCGAAGGGCACGGTGTTTCGCCATTTCGCGTCGAAGGAGGACCTGATCGCGGCGATCGTCTCCGGTCATCTCGCGACGCTGACGACGGTTGCCCACCGGTTGGAGGATTCGCCGGATCCGGGGGCGGCGCTACTGGAGTTTCTGACGGTGGCCGCCGATCAACGCCAGCAGCATGACCTGACGTTCCTGCAGTCCGTCAGCGATGACCACCCGACGGTGGCCGCGCTGAGAGACGAGCTGCACACCCGACTCGGCACACTCGTACACCGCGCTCGCGCTGCGGGCGCCATCCGCGCAGACGTCACCGAAACCGACGTCTTCCTGATGATGTGCGCGCCGGTTCACATCGTCGAAAACCTCTCGACGCCAGCACCCTTGCTGTGGCAGCGCTATCTCGCCATCATCTTCGACGGACTGCGGCCGCAGGGTGCTCATCCGCTTCCCCAGCCGGCACCACAGCTGCCCTGA
- a CDS encoding SDR family NAD(P)-dependent oxidoreductase has protein sequence MHVRGATALVTGANRGIGRHFATELLRRGAKVYATARRPELVDVPGAQAMRLDITDQSSVEAAAALAQDVDVLINNAADTAGGNLVTGDLAAIRSTMDSNYYGTLAMIRAFAPILARNGGGAILNVLSAVAWNTVAGNTAYAAAKSAQWGLTNGVRIELAGQGTLVAALVPGLVGTQTLFDFAEQAGMDLPAEVVTDPADLVRLALDGLEAGDIEILDRLAVAAKESLTGPPRAFAW, from the coding sequence ATGCACGTGCGCGGCGCAACAGCCCTTGTCACAGGAGCCAACCGGGGAATCGGCAGGCACTTCGCCACCGAACTCCTCCGTCGCGGGGCGAAGGTCTATGCCACCGCGCGGCGCCCCGAACTGGTCGACGTCCCTGGTGCTCAAGCGATGCGCCTCGACATCACCGATCAGTCCTCGGTGGAGGCGGCCGCCGCGCTCGCCCAGGATGTCGACGTGCTCATCAACAATGCCGCCGATACGGCCGGGGGCAACCTCGTCACCGGCGACCTGGCGGCCATCAGATCGACGATGGATTCGAACTACTACGGGACGCTCGCCATGATCCGGGCCTTCGCGCCCATTCTTGCGCGCAACGGCGGTGGCGCGATCCTCAACGTCCTGTCGGCCGTGGCGTGGAACACGGTGGCGGGCAACACCGCATACGCCGCAGCCAAGTCGGCACAGTGGGGCCTGACCAATGGCGTGCGCATCGAGCTGGCCGGCCAGGGCACCCTGGTTGCCGCGCTGGTGCCCGGGCTGGTGGGCACCCAGACCCTGTTCGACTTCGCCGAGCAGGCCGGCATGGACCTTCCCGCCGAGGTGGTGACCGACCCCGCCGACCTCGTCCGCCTGGCCCTCGACGGTCTGGAAGCCGGCGATATCGAGATTCTGGACCGACTTGCCGTGGCCGCCAAGGAATCATTGACGGGTCCGCCGCGGGCTTTTGCGTGGTGA
- a CDS encoding urease accessory protein UreF, producing the protein MPAITTDPVTAIALWLQLHDSAFPAGRMVHSHGLEEWLALRPDAGADAIEVAVCGYLTHGYATLDGTVTAAAWRDWQSAQRLTELDTLIASHKLFDNARTASVSAGRQLTATACDIGIAEQHPYLRAVLAGSTPGHAAVVDGVVQAHLGVTEQLAVLGSLRSLMASMLSAAVRLGRLGPLQSQRIQLRNAASMTRVAASACERPLSELSSLSPALEISGMRHEQRTSRLFAT; encoded by the coding sequence ATGCCGGCCATCACCACTGACCCGGTCACCGCGATCGCCCTGTGGTTGCAATTGCACGACAGCGCGTTTCCGGCCGGGCGAATGGTGCACAGCCATGGCCTCGAGGAATGGCTGGCCCTGCGTCCCGATGCCGGCGCCGACGCGATCGAGGTGGCGGTGTGCGGTTACCTCACCCACGGTTACGCGACGCTGGATGGCACCGTCACCGCCGCCGCATGGCGAGACTGGCAGTCGGCGCAGCGCCTTACCGAGCTCGACACGCTGATCGCGTCCCACAAGCTGTTCGACAATGCCCGCACGGCGTCAGTGTCGGCGGGCCGGCAGTTGACCGCCACGGCCTGCGATATCGGCATCGCCGAGCAGCACCCGTACCTGCGCGCCGTGTTGGCCGGCAGCACGCCCGGTCACGCCGCCGTCGTCGACGGGGTGGTGCAGGCCCATCTGGGTGTCACCGAACAGCTCGCCGTCCTGGGTTCGCTGCGCTCGCTGATGGCCTCGATGCTCAGCGCCGCCGTGCGGCTGGGCCGGCTCGGGCCGCTGCAGAGCCAACGCATCCAGCTGCGCAATGCCGCGTCGATGACCCGGGTGGCGGCCTCGGCGTGTGAACGTCCGCTGTCGGAGCTGAGCAGCCTGTCCCCCGCGCTGGAGATCAGCGGGATGCGTCACGAGCAGCGCACGTCGCGGCTGTTCGCCACCTGA
- a CDS encoding urease accessory protein UreE, protein MLADAVLGTADSPAFAGRRRHHVDIGWGDAGKHRQLVITDTGIEVRIMLPRGAFLRHDMVIADDGVNAVVVRRPREPAIRVRFADNTARAMLLLGHTLGNQHAPIDVDDDTLTVPLFTSAAAAREMLTGLGVIGEVTEMAMAADGWSATSSDHHEAHHHAGHHH, encoded by the coding sequence GTGCTAGCCGATGCCGTTCTCGGAACCGCCGATAGCCCGGCCTTCGCCGGGCGCCGCCGCCACCATGTCGACATCGGCTGGGGTGATGCCGGCAAGCACCGTCAGCTCGTTATCACCGACACCGGGATCGAGGTGCGAATCATGTTGCCGCGCGGCGCCTTCCTGCGCCACGACATGGTGATCGCCGATGACGGTGTCAATGCCGTCGTGGTGCGGCGTCCGCGCGAACCGGCCATCCGGGTGCGCTTCGCCGACAACACCGCACGCGCCATGCTGCTGCTGGGCCACACGCTGGGCAACCAGCACGCGCCCATCGACGTCGACGATGACACGCTGACCGTGCCGCTGTTCACCAGCGCGGCCGCCGCGCGGGAGATGCTCACCGGGCTCGGCGTGATCGGTGAGGTCACCGAGATGGCGATGGCCGCCGACGGGTGGTCTGCAACGTCATCCGACCACCACGAAGCCCACCACCATGCCGGCCATCACCACTGA
- a CDS encoding urease accessory protein UreD produces MIAPGELTVHTLTDATGTTRIAELRQRYPQRVTTALHTDLDYPRAAVLCVQSPSGGTFSDDDLHTTVHCAAGSHLHLTNQAATQVFAGAGPGARHRLRFTVEAGAALEYLPKTVIPQSDSMFTQSVELDIDDGGTYIGWDAIAAGRIAHGERFRYAGVDNSFTVRVRGRAIARDRQLITAQAGLDSDYLATLLILTPGRPPEPALAAVRASLAGLAGVLGGAGELPHRAGVFARLTAARAPELNEACRALHAAARRSVLSPPIARSA; encoded by the coding sequence ATGATAGCGCCCGGAGAGCTCACGGTGCACACGCTGACCGATGCCACCGGCACCACCCGGATCGCCGAGTTGCGCCAACGCTACCCGCAGCGGGTGACCACCGCCCTGCACACCGACCTCGACTATCCGCGCGCGGCCGTCCTGTGTGTACAGAGCCCCAGCGGCGGCACATTCTCCGATGACGATCTGCACACCACCGTGCACTGCGCGGCCGGCTCCCATCTGCACCTGACCAACCAGGCCGCCACCCAGGTGTTCGCCGGGGCAGGACCCGGCGCCCGGCACCGGTTGCGGTTCACCGTCGAAGCCGGCGCCGCGCTGGAGTACCTGCCAAAAACCGTCATTCCGCAATCGGATTCGATGTTCACCCAGAGCGTCGAGCTGGACATCGATGACGGCGGGACCTATATCGGCTGGGATGCCATCGCCGCGGGCCGCATCGCGCACGGCGAACGGTTCCGGTACGCAGGCGTCGACAACTCCTTCACCGTGCGGGTGCGGGGCAGGGCGATCGCGCGGGACCGCCAGCTCATCACCGCACAGGCGGGTCTGGACAGCGACTATCTGGCCACCCTGCTCATCCTCACCCCCGGCCGGCCACCCGAGCCGGCATTGGCCGCGGTTCGGGCCAGCCTTGCCGGATTGGCGGGTGTGCTCGGTGGTGCCGGTGAACTTCCGCACCGGGCGGGTGTTTTCGCGCGGCTGACCGCCGCACGCGCCCCCGAGCTGAACGAAGCCTGCCGCGCGCTGCATGCCGCGGCCCGCCGCAGTGTGCTGTCCCCACCGATCGCAAGGAGCGCCTGA
- the ureG gene encoding urease accessory protein UreG, translated as MSEVLRVGIGGPVGSGKTRLVEMLVPQLIARGLGIAVITNDLVTDEDAQRVRRSGVIDPNRVLAVETGACPHTAIREDPSANLAAARRLCAEFDDLDIILIESGGDNLAATFTSDLVDYWIFVIDTAGGDDIPRKKGIGLLQADLLVVNKIDLAELVGADLDGMRRDCAIARPVKPTVFTDLRAGAGLEALTDELLRGVMLTART; from the coding sequence ATGTCCGAGGTACTCCGCGTCGGCATCGGCGGGCCGGTCGGATCGGGCAAGACCCGGCTGGTGGAGATGCTGGTCCCCCAGCTCATCGCCAGGGGTCTCGGCATCGCCGTCATCACCAACGATCTCGTCACCGACGAGGACGCCCAACGGGTCCGCCGCAGCGGTGTCATCGACCCGAACCGGGTGCTGGCCGTCGAAACCGGGGCCTGCCCGCACACCGCCATCCGCGAGGATCCGTCCGCCAATCTGGCTGCCGCACGCCGGCTGTGCGCCGAGTTCGACGATCTCGACATCATCCTCATCGAGTCCGGCGGCGACAATCTGGCGGCCACCTTCACCTCCGATCTGGTGGACTATTGGATCTTCGTCATCGACACCGCGGGTGGCGACGACATCCCACGCAAGAAGGGCATCGGGCTGCTGCAGGCGGATCTTTTGGTGGTCAACAAGATCGACCTGGCCGAACTGGTGGGCGCCGATCTGGACGGGATGCGTCGCGATTGCGCCATCGCCCGCCCGGTCAAGCCCACGGTGTTCACCGATCTGCGCGCCGGTGCCGGACTGGAGGCGTTGACGGACGAGTTGTTGCGCGGTGTGATGCTCACGGCCAGAACATGA